A segment of the Bacillus thuringiensis genome:
GAGGGGTAGGTAATAAATCCTCAGAAACTGCGCCAGATTTTTCACCATAAACAGAAGATGTGGATATATGAATGAATTTATCTAATTTTATGTGTTTACAGGCTTCAAGTAACTGCTGTGTAACCATTATATTATTTGTAACATAAGGCTGAAAATCTTTTCCCCAACTTGATCTCACACCAGGAATAGCAGCTAGATGATAAACAACATCTATATCTTGTAATAGTATTGATAAATCTGTATTTAGAATGTCTTCTCGTATGAATTGAAAACGTGAATTCAATTCGAGAGATTGTATATTACCTGTCTTTAAAGTAGCTGGGGTAGGACCGATGAAATGATCAATTCCAACTACATGATATGCACTATTTTTAAGTAACGCTTGACACAGATGTGAGCCAATGAAACCAGCGGCTCCTGTTACAAGTATTTTCATGACCGACCCACTCCAATATATTGTAATCCGTATTTTTCTATTTCATCTTTTTCAATGCAATTGCGTCCATCCACGATTGTGCATCCCTTCATAACTTGTTTGACTTGTTTCCAATTAAGTGTTTTAAATTCATTCCAGTCCGTGGCGATAATAATACAATCAGAATTTGTAATTGAAGATTCTAGGTTATCATGCTGGGTAACTTGTCTTTTTAAATGTGAAGGAAGAAAAGCTTTGGGGTCATAGGCATGTAAATCATAGCCATGAGGGATTAACTTTTCAAGAAGTATTACGGCAAGGGAACTACGAATATCATCAGTATTTGGCTTAAAGGCAATTCCTAAAACTGTTATTTTTTTTGAAGAGGGTTCTTTTATAGCTTTTTTAATTTTTTCAACATAGAGATCTATCTGTGTGGAGTTAATGGATTGCACAGCTTGTAAAATAGGAACTGCTACGTGCCTATCAGTTGCTGTATAAATGAGTGAATGTAAGTCTTTTGGGAAGCATGATCCGCCATATCCCATCCCCGCCTGAAGAAAATGAGGATTAATTCGAAAGTCATAGCCAATTCCTTTTGCCACTTCAACAATATCAATGTTATATGCATCACAAATTCGAGAAATTTCATTTATAAAAGATATTTTGGTAGCCAAAAATACATTAGATGTATATTTAATCATCTCTGCTTCATTTAAACCTGTACAAAGGAAAGGAGCATTAATCCCTATATATATATCCTGCATAATCTTTAACGATGTTTTGTCACCTTTTTGGATACCTATAATAGTTCTATCTGGATTGAACATATCGTGAACAGCAGAGCCTTCGCGAAGAAATTCAGGATTGGAGACAATATTGAATAAGGCTGATGAAACCCCACGTTTAATAAGTGTTTCATATAATTGTTGATTTGTACCTGGTGGAACTGTACTTTTCGTAATAATAGTTTTATACGATGTTATAGCTGGAACCAGTAGATCAATGACGGAGTAGATATATTTTAAATCCGTCTTTCCACTTGATGTAGAAGGGGTTCCTACAGCGATAAAAATAACAGGTGATTGTCGAATAGCATTATCGATATCACAACTGAATTGTAATCGGTTTCTATTTTTGTGAATAAGCTCCTTTAAATCTGGTTCATAAATGGGGCACTCCCCCTTTTGGAGAGCTTGAATTTTTTCTTGATCCTTATCTACACATATAACATCATGACCTAAATCTGCTAATACTGCTGCTGATGTGATTCCCACATAACCAGAGCCTATAATACATATATCCATATGATAATCACCTCTCTGAACTTAGTACTATAGTACTAGTTGTTACAGTATATTGAGGGACAAGTTGGATTGGTGACAAATGAAAGGCCTATTCATATAAGCAATGAAAGCAATCAGAAGGTAAAAGCCTCTTTTGGAATCGTCATGCGCAGGTAAGGCGGTTACTGAATATTAATATTCTAAACACTTAAGGGAGCGAGAGATTAGTGATAAAAAAAGCAATCATTCCAGCCGCTGGTTACGGCACAAGGAGCCTTCCAATTACAAAGGTAATTCCAAAAGAAATGTTTCCAATAGGTAATAAACCTGCGATTCATTATATTGTGGAAGAGGCTGTAAAGTCAGGTATTGAACAAATATTAATTGTAATTTCTAGCAGAAAGGATTTAATAGTTGATTACTTTGATTATTCATTAGAATTGGAGGCTTTTTTAGAAAAAGAAAAAAAAGCCCACCTGTTAAAAGATCTTGCTATTCCAAATGTTCAAATCCATTATATAAGGCAGCCATACGCGAGGGGACTTGGTGAGGCAATAAGATTAGGTGAAACATTTATTGGTAATGAACCTTTTGCTGTACTCTTGCCAGATGATATTGTAGTTTCGGATAAAGAAACTGCTTTAAATCAGTTGATTAGTATTTATAAAGAGACAAAAAATAGTGTAATAGGCATTCATACGGTACCAGACGAGTGCATAGAGAAGTATGGTATTATCGAAGGAAATGTTGTAAAAGATAATTATATGAATATTACAAATATTATAGAAAAGCCAAAAGTAAATCCTCCATCTAATCTTGCAGTAATTGGTAGATATGTTTTCACGCCTGATATTTTTTCTTTATTAAAAAACATTCAACCTGGCGTTGGGGGGGAATATCAATTAACAGATGCGATTCATTCTTTAATTATGACTAAAAAAGTATATGGAAAAATGATTGAAGGGAAAAGATTTGATATCGGACAAGAAGATGAATATATGCAGCTTCTTAATCTTATATATGGACAAAGCAAAACAGGTAAAAATTAATTTCTGAAAAAGCATTCAAAAAACATACAATTGAAGTCAACAATCGATTCCGGAAGATTTGATGAAACATATGTATAAATTAAAGGTAATTAAATATATTTAGATCCTACCTTTGAATCAGAAGAGAATACAATTGATTTTCATTTAAACAAGAAAAGAAATCAGATGGCTGCAAAGTGCTTTTTCAAAAAGCCTTGCGGTCTTTTCATGTTTAAAAGCTCCGTGTTATCTCAGGAGAACAAAATTCAACCTAACCGATGTAATTTGCAAAAAGAATAAAGATATCCGTAGGCATCTCAATCAGACAAGTACAATATCTAAATAACATTAAGAAACAGAGCATTGTTTTATAAAGAAACGGTGTCTTATCAAAATTATTGCTGACCAAATAGATATGCATATCCATAATCGATAGAAAACGTTATTATACATATTTCCTTACGACAAAAAATGGATTGCGAACTCTCAGTCATCCAAGAGTCTGCTTCGTTAATACGTTAGAATTAAAGCTCTCAACTTTAGTCAAGGGAGTGTCTACCTGGATTGTTTCTTATTTTTAAAAATATTCAGGTACTGTTCTAAAAAATTTCGTGATGCAGAGTCTTAATCTTCACAAAAAAGCATCTCCACACAATGGATACCTTCAACTATCCCCCCACCTTGATTAAACTACTTCACTGCTCCACCAAATAAAACTATTATGTATTTTTTCACATTCTATTGCAATAAGCATATATTATATAGGAGATATTCCTTTCTTTCGAAACTCAAAAGGCCCTTTTTGGGGCTTTTTTATTTTATGAAACTTCAATCAAGTATATAACTTAATTTTTAGTTAAATATTCTCAAAAGAATTATATGATTAATTGACGTTTACTTGTCTATTTAAACTAAATATAACAAATTTGGTTTCATGACGTGGAAATTTCATTTAAAAATGATAATAAGTATATGGATTTAACAATTTATCTTTTGCTTGATTTATATATTAATTGTTTTACATATTTTATATGTTTATATGTTTTAAGAGCATGGAATGTCTTGGTATATAAGGGATTATGACTCCTAATTATAACAAAAGTGGTTCTAAAGATAACAAACTTGGTTTTAACTATAACAAAAATGGTTTTAAAGGTAACAAATTTGGTTGCTTAACTCTAACAAAGATGGTTCTAAAGATAACAAAAATGGTTTTAACTATAACAAAAATGGTTTTAAAAATAACAAATTTGGTTGCTTAACTCTAACAAAGATGGTTCTAAAGATAACAAAAATGGTTTTAAAGGTAACAAATTTGGTTGCTTAACTCTAACAAAGATAGTTTTAAAGGTAACAAATTTGGTTCTTTAACTCTAACAAAGATGGTTTTAAAGATAACAAATTTGGTTGCTTAACTCTAGCAAAAATATTTCTAAAGATAATAGTTTTAACTATAACAAAAATGGTTCTGAAAATAACAAATTTGATTTTAAGCATAACAAAACTGTTTTAAAGATAACAAATTTGGTTATACAATTTATAAATGTAAATATTTCCAAAAAAATATTACTATTCAAATGACTTTCGGAATACTTTTATATAGAACAAAGGGCTTTTTAACTGTAATAGTGAGAGTGTAATTTTCTGAATAAACAAAATAAATTGTGGCAAAGTGAATATATTTGTTATAGTTAGTAGAACAGTAGAGGTAAGAAAGAAGGGACGTATGTAGGTATGTCTGATAGTAAAGATTTGCAGATTAAAGAAAATAATATTGTTTCAAAATCAAATACTTTAATTGAAGCAAATTCACGTTTAAATTTAGTAGAACAAAAAATATTACTTTGTTTGGCTAGTAATATTGAACCTAATGATTGGGATTTTAAAACCTACACATTCTCGATTAAACATTTTCATGATCTACTTGATTTAAATGGATCTACTAAATATTCGGAGTTAAGTAAAATTACTAAAGAATTATTATCAAAAGTAATTGAAATTCGTATTGGAGAAGAGCTGATACAGGTATCTTGGCTGTCTTCAGCAATTTACAACAGAAATAAAGGAACAATTGATATGCGTTTCGATCCATTATTAAAGCCATTTCTATTAGAATTAAGCAACAAGTTTACAAGCTATAGATTAGCTAATGTTATTAAATTGAAAAGTACATACGCTATACGTATTTATGAACTACTAAAACAATATGAAGATTTAAAGGAACGTACAATTAGTCTTGAAAATTTAAGGTATTACTTAGATGCGATGGATATATACCCTAACTATGCAAATTTTAAGCAACGTGTGTTAAAACCTTCTCAAAAAGAATTGAATCAAAAAACAGATATTTCTTTTGAATTTGAAGAAATTAAATTAGGCAGGAAAGTACAAAAAATCAAATTTATTATCTATAGCCAAAAAAAGAAAGATAACAATTTAATTCATTTTGAAAAGAATTTAGATAAATTTCAACAGCCCAATACATTTGAACAAAAAATTAAAAGATTTGAAGAACGCTGTAAAGAAAAAGTATTCCCTAAAGTGTTAAAAAAATGGGAAGCTCATAAAGAAATTGTATTAGAAATAATTGAGGATATAAGATTTCGTTCAGATATTAGTTCTCCAATAGGTTATGTAGAATTCACTCTAAATTCCCAATTAAAACAATTGTCTGATAAAGAAATAACAAACAAAAGTAGTCAAAATAAGAAGGTTTCTCATAACGATACAGTATTAGAGATTGATAACATTATGAATTTAGTTATCAGTAAGTATTCAACAGCTACAGGTGCTGTAGCTACATTTTTAGTTAAAGACACAGCAATTGAGAAATTAGTAAGAGTAGTTACATTAGAAGAAGCTGAAGCCATTTGGATAGAACATGAAACGTTTGTTATGGATAAAATTTATGAATGCATTAAAAAGAATATAAGAAGGAAAAGATACTAGATTTAAAATAAAGTTGGATCATGTTGTTTACCTGAATTTGTATAAATATGTAGGAACTGTCCACTTAAAAAGATCATACTCATGCTAAATTTCCTTCCCGCTGTATGACTGCATCCACCTACACCTGAATAAACAGTTGTAAATACATTAGGAAGTTAAATTTTTATATGAATATGCACTTTTTAAGAATAAAGAGCAGTATGGAACAGTGTATTCGTTAACAATGATTTTTGAATATGAGTTAAAAGAAGGGGAAATACCTTGTCTTTCAGATAACCCAGATGAAAATTAAACCTATGTTAAATGGATACTTTTAAACGAATTGCACAACATCGTTCTATATTCTAATCTTTGTAACGAAATTCAAACATACATAAATAACAAACGAAATGTTGAACTTATGGAGGAGTAACAATTAGCTGAATATTAATAAAGTTTTTAGAGAAAAATCAAAGATCCTGATTATCAATTAAAAAGAGCGTTTATGTTATAGTTTCCAATCTTAGAAAAGATAGGATTGGAACTGTTAAAAATTCTAAAAAACATTATTTTTTACCTAGGAAAGAATTATAAATAGTGAATATAATTTGGATTTTCTTGAAAGAGAAATGGATATTTCGATGCGTGAAAGCAACAAGAAGGAATGAGAAAAATGCATTCATTATTTAAAAACTAACATCAAAAATACCTACACAGGGAGGTGCAGGTATCCAATAAGGGTGTTTCGATATGTAATTCATATTTTATCAAGGTCCATTGGAAATGACAAGTTAAAAGACAGAAAATTCTGTGTAATAAGTTGAGAAACAAAAAACGGACTTTCAACTCCACTCGATATAATATACCTAAAAATATCAATTTGTTACAATATTACTTATGTCTTAAATAACTCTAATAGCCTACTATCATTCAAGTTGATAGTAGGCTATTGCATTTTAGATGATAAAATTAAACGATTTTATTATTGTTAAACAATAGCTACTTCTTTAGGAATTATATAAACGGAGTTTTATTCTGATGAAAATGAATTGTTGATATTGATGTTGAATTATGCGTGTAACATTTCTTATATTCGCTCTGCCTTATAGTAGGGCTTATTCATTTAGGAGAAAAAGTTGTGATTGTATTTACATAATTGAAATAGAATTTACATTTTTAGCGAAATAAAATTAAAGCCTGATTTGGCCCAGTACGCTTCATTACTCTTTATCCATTAGCTGCTGCTGTTGCAATTCCTTCGTTATTTGGGCGACACTAACTATTTACTTGACAAGTGCCATCATCTCTTACTAGAATCTTTCCAATTAGTCCTACTGGCACCCATTCGGGTCGTTTTTTCTTGGGATGTACTCACGTTTCGGATCCCATTCCAGGTTTATAACAGGTTGAATTTCCGACCGCTCAAGAATGATTGTATTCCTATTTTTATCTTTTTTTGCTGGAATTGTCACTTCGTAATAGGTTCGACATCCTCATTCATCCAGTACATAACGACCATGCCAGCTTAATCCCGCACTATTCCCAAGTAAACTAGGAGTTGCGCTGCTGATTTCTAAGATGAACTCATCTGCAGACATAGCTACTCTAACTTTATCTTCTTCTAAGGTGACAAAGTAATCGATAACTATGCTATTTCCATCGAATGTTTCGAATATCTTGGCAACATCAGCTCCACCTGTGTTATAAGTGGCGCCGTCAATATACATTTCACCATTACTTGCCAGCCACTTGGCTCCTAAACCTCTAAATATATTCGTTGTGCCATTTGCAATAAACCATGAATTGGATTCTTCTGCATCGCCAAAGCGTCCCATAATATGGGCATTTTGAGATCCCGCAGTAGTAGTATTTTCTCCTTCCGCATGAGAAAAATCACCATCAGCAATCGTAAGAGAACCTTCCGCATGCGAGGCCTCACCATTCGGTTGAGTATGTACTCCTTCTGGGTGAGAGGTAGAGCCATTTGCTACAGTTTGACTTCCTTCAGTGTGTGAGCAATCTCTATTTGCAGTCGTACCACATCCTTCAGCGAATGAACAATTCCCATTCTCTACAGGGCTTCCTTCAAAGGAGCATTCTCCAATACTGCCAGCTACATCACAAACTAGTGGTGGGGCAGGTGGTCCGGTCGATCCGGTATTGCCAGTAGGCCTATTGACGTCAGTCGGTCCTGATGGAAAAGTAAAAGGGGGAATCGGTGGGAGAGTGGTTCAATTAACCTTGGATCTAATGCAGCTCCATGTAAGCTTTCATGCGAATTAAATGGACTTTCATTTTACATAATCTACCTCTAATATTTCAATCCTTTACTAATCAATGTGAATTATGAATGGAATATGAAAATACAAGGTTAATAAAGCTTCTAGTATTTTTGTAGTAAGTAGTTCGAACGGTGAAGTTTAAAAAGGAGTGATTCCTGATAAAAAAGAGGACATTAAATGCTCTCAAGAAAATAATTATGTACTAAATAAAATAGAAATGTTGCAATGTATGAAATAGAAATTGTTTGAAATAACATTCCTAAATCAAATAGCACTTCTGATGGGGTGGGATTAGTAAAAGGAACTGGTGTGAAATGGCCAAAATTAAAAAACATTATTATTTGCTAAAATCGAAAACATTAAAACAA
Coding sequences within it:
- a CDS encoding UDP-glucose dehydrogenase family protein, whose product is MDICIIGSGYVGITSAAVLADLGHDVICVDKDQEKIQALQKGECPIYEPDLKELIHKNRNRLQFSCDIDNAIRQSPVIFIAVGTPSTSSGKTDLKYIYSVIDLLVPAITSYKTIITKSTVPPGTNQQLYETLIKRGVSSALFNIVSNPEFLREGSAVHDMFNPDRTIIGIQKGDKTSLKIMQDIYIGINAPFLCTGLNEAEMIKYTSNVFLATKISFINEISRICDAYNIDIVEVAKGIGYDFRINPHFLQAGMGYGGSCFPKDLHSLIYTATDRHVAVPILQAVQSINSTQIDLYVEKIKKAIKEPSSKKITVLGIAFKPNTDDIRSSLAVILLEKLIPHGYDLHAYDPKAFLPSHLKRQVTQHDNLESSITNSDCIIIATDWNEFKTLNWKQVKQVMKGCTIVDGRNCIEKDEIEKYGLQYIGVGRS
- a CDS encoding UTP--glucose-1-phosphate uridylyltransferase, with protein sequence MIKKAIIPAAGYGTRSLPITKVIPKEMFPIGNKPAIHYIVEEAVKSGIEQILIVISSRKDLIVDYFDYSLELEAFLEKEKKAHLLKDLAIPNVQIHYIRQPYARGLGEAIRLGETFIGNEPFAVLLPDDIVVSDKETALNQLISIYKETKNSVIGIHTVPDECIEKYGIIEGNVVKDNYMNITNIIEKPKVNPPSNLAVIGRYVFTPDIFSLLKNIQPGVGGEYQLTDAIHSLIMTKKVYGKMIEGKRFDIGQEDEYMQLLNLIYGQSKTGKN
- a CDS encoding replication initiation protein, producing MSDSKDLQIKENNIVSKSNTLIEANSRLNLVEQKILLCLASNIEPNDWDFKTYTFSIKHFHDLLDLNGSTKYSELSKITKELLSKVIEIRIGEELIQVSWLSSAIYNRNKGTIDMRFDPLLKPFLLELSNKFTSYRLANVIKLKSTYAIRIYELLKQYEDLKERTISLENLRYYLDAMDIYPNYANFKQRVLKPSQKELNQKTDISFEFEEIKLGRKVQKIKFIIYSQKKKDNNLIHFEKNLDKFQQPNTFEQKIKRFEERCKEKVFPKVLKKWEAHKEIVLEIIEDIRFRSDISSPIGYVEFTLNSQLKQLSDKEITNKSSQNKKVSHNDTVLEIDNIMNLVISKYSTATGAVATFLVKDTAIEKLVRVVTLEEAEAIWIEHETFVMDKIYECIKKNIRRKRY